In Tribolium castaneum strain GA2 chromosome 4, icTriCast1.1, whole genome shotgun sequence, one DNA window encodes the following:
- the LOC103315243 gene encoding uncharacterized protein LOC103315243 isoform X3, translating into MLLNEKKLSGKALGERIYKEGIELWKRQKEFARLKKLKEQQEIREMLEKYYPFGQGTDMKPRGLRNLRLEGLFPNKDYLNAKRFVGTLDLGRPGGGAPMVSEGKKITRTREDPLLRFQFGSHDLRRCVDNTLRYKTNKTAQEEYRKELDKLVEEKRKIEEQRRMEEQESIRKQGWSTENTLKQLDGEKNNKTTDKNNNCKKTNCNKTRKYDPVFYPCKNVYTGSKNRKLSPLPDGKENGIELVPILAKQRRFPLKVPLDSTDVTNQKKIYLSSLWHRQGSAYLRDLTQQMTYKQQKQKEMKAEDDETIRHHFDTWNGFWGRPGHGAPKSTVKKQRLDRLLYPQMVPISVH; encoded by the exons atgctACTAAACGAGAAGAAATTGAGCGGGAAGGCGCTAGGTGAGCGTATATACAAAGAGGGTATCGAGCTGTGGAAGAGGCAAAAAGAGTTCgcaagattaaaaaaactcaaagaACAACAAGAG ATACGGGAGATGTTGGAAAAGTATTATCCGTTCGGCCAAGGCACCGACATGAAGCCCAGGGGCTTGCGGAATTTACGATTGGAGGGTTTATTTCCCAATAAAGATTACTTGAAC GCCAAACGCTTTGTGGGCACTTTGGATTTGGGTCGACCTGGAGGAGGTGCTCCTATGGTTTCCGAAGGAAAGAAAATCACAAGGACGCGAGAAGATCCTTTACTGCGGTTTCAGTTTGGGAGTCACGACCTCAGACGGTGTGTGGACAACACGCTGAGGTACAAGACGAACAAAACGGCGCAAGAGGAATACAGGAAAGAACTAG ACAAACTGGTCGAAGAAAAGCGGAAAATTGAGGAACAGCGCAGAATGGAAGAGCAAGAAAGCATCCGAAAACAG GGTTGGTCGACTGAAAATACACTAAAGCAACTGGacggtgaaaaaaataataaaacaaccgacaagaataataattgtaaaaaaacaaattgtaatAAGACGAGGAAATACGACCCTGTTTTCTACCCTTGTAAAAACGTGTACACCGGttcaaaaaacagaaaactcTCTCCCTTACCGGACGGTAAGGAAAACGGGATTGAGTTGGTGCCAATTTTGGCCAAACAAAGGCGTTTTCCTCTAAAAGTTCCTCTCGACTCCACAGATGTGAccaatcagaaaaaaattta TTTATCATCGCTTTGGCATCGGCAGGGCTCCGCATATTTGCGCGACTTAACCCAGCAAATGACCTATAAGCAGCAAAAGCAAAAG GAAATGAAAGCAGAAGACGACGAAACTATACGACACCACTTCGACACGTGGAATGGGTTCTGGGGACGGCCAGGTCACGGTGCCCCCAAGTCAACGGTCAAAAAACAGAGACTGGATCGACTGCTTTATCCTCAAATGGTTCCCATCAGCGTGCACTAA